A portion of the Amyelois transitella isolate CPQ chromosome 2, ilAmyTran1.1, whole genome shotgun sequence genome contains these proteins:
- the LOC106136850 gene encoding sodium/potassium-transporting ATPase subunit beta-2-like has translation MGLEKRTVKIIGIVVVILLVIGCILGLVLGLLLTRRYVELEVWPRTEEYRWEEPLIEFRPSDPGSWHIWYSRINDFLRDYETATPDQPPRAPCSTHNRRDQQLRSDSCESAMRFWSPCTADDFYGYHVGKPCVFLRLTHTHYWVPEPYNISTVVPMVLPPDMPEHLRRAMMQYPVHQFGDHAWLTCDGERSSDKENVGPIQYIPAELPPGFRLDRLATADRLSYYMRNQPDRVPPPLIAVFFENPRRGVLISVECRIWTRDIYYDRYSRIGRARFELYVN, from the exons ATGGGTTTAGAGAAGAGAACGGTAAAGATCATTGGGATTGTGGTAGTGATTCTACTGGTTAttg GATGTATCCTGGGCCTGGTGTTAGGACTGCTTCTGACCCGTCGCTATGTCG AGCTGGAGGTCTGGCCTAGGACAGAAGAGTACAGGTGGGAAGAACCGCTGATTGAGTTCCGACCCAGCGACCCCGGAAGCTGGCACATCTGGTACTCCCGTATCAATGACTTCCTTAGAG ACTACGAGACGGCGACTCCTGACCAGCCGCCCCGGGCTCCCTGTTCCACCCACAACCGTCGGGACCAGCAGCTCAGGTCTGACAGCTGCGAGTCAGCCATGAGATTTTGGTCTCCATGCACAGCCGACGATTTCTACGGGTACCACGTGGGGAAGCCGTGTGTCTTCCTCCGTTTGACACAC ACACACTACTGGGTGCCGGAGCCCTACAACATTTCCACGGTAGTACCTATGGTGTTGCCGCCTGACATGCCTGAGCACCTAAGGAGAGCTATG ATGCAGTATCCAGTCCACCAGTTCGGTGACCACGCGTGGTTGACCTGCGACGGTGAACGCAGCTCGGACAAGGAGAACGTCGGGCCGATCCAGTACATCCCGGCCGAGCTGCCCCCGGGGTTCCGGCTGGACCGGCTGGCGACCGCCGACCGCCTGTCCTACTACATGAGGAACCAACCCGACAGAGTGCCACCACCGCTGATTGCTGTTTTCTTCGAGAATCCAAGGC GCGGAGTCTTGATCAGCGTAGAGTGTCGCATCTGGACCCGAGACATTTACTACGACCGCTACAGCCGCATCGGCCGAGCTCGCTTTGAACTCTACGTCAATTAA
- the LOC106136843 gene encoding sodium/potassium-transporting ATPase subunit beta-2, producing the protein MADKTKVTEQYYAPPPDLGKWESFRIFLWNSETGQFLGRTGSSWAKILLFYLIFYAVLVGFFAALLAIFYQTLDAKIPKWQLEGSLIGNNPGLGFRPMPDSANVESTLIYYKANDKGSVLKWAKVIDEFLSEYRKKGSGSGEAVGAENRVPCSPTSANLGEKQVCDVPVDDFHPCTPANQYNYEEAGPCVFLKLNKIFNWVPKPYNNTEELPRNMPEDLKAHIKMHSGKPEANTVWVSCEGENPADVENIGPVQYIPRRGFPAYYYPFTNKEGYLSPLVAVLFEKPRTGVLINIECKAWAKNIMYDRYERRGSVHFELMVDRY; encoded by the exons ATGGCTGACAAGACCAAAGTAACTGAACAGTATTACGCCCCACCGCCGGACCTAGGGAAATGGGAGTCGTTCAGGATCTTTTTGTGGAACTCGGAGACGGGCCAGTTTCTGGGGCGCACGGGATCCAGCTGGG CCAAAATCCTTCTGTTCTACCTGATCTTCTACGCCGTTCTGGTCGGCTTCTTCGCGGCTCTGCTGGCTATCTTCTACCAGACCCTGGACGCAAAGATCCCGAAATGGCAGCTTGAAGGCTCGCTCATTGGCAATAACCcag GTCTCGGTTTCCGCCCCATGCCGGACTCTGCCAACGTGGAGAGCACCCTGATCTACTACAAGGCCAACGACAAGGGCTCCGTTCTCAAGTGGGCCAAGGTCATCGATGAATTCCTCAGTG AATACCGCAAGAAGGGCAGCGGCAGCGGCGAGGCGGTTGGCGCTGAGAACCGAGTGCCCTGCTCCCCTACATCAGCCAACCTTGGAGAGAAGCAGGTCTGCGATGTGCCCGTGGACGACTTCCACCCATGCACCCCAGCCAACCAGTACAACTACGAAGAAGCTGGACCTTGCGTCTTCCTGAAACTGAACAAG ATCTTCAACTGGGTACCCAAGCCCTACAACAACACGGAGGAGCTGCCACGCAACATGCCGGAGGATCTTAAAGCCCACATCAAGATGCAC TCCGGGAAACCAGAAGCCAACACTGTATGGGTATCCTGTGAGGGTGAAAACCCAGCTGACGTGGAGAACATCGGGCCTGTGCAGTACATTCCTCGCAGGGGCTTCCCCGCCTACTACTACCCCTTCACCAACAAGGAAGGGTACCTGAGTCCCCTCGTTGCTGTGCTGTTTGAGAAGCCCAGAA CGGGTGTTCTGATCAACATCGAGTGCAAAGCGTGGGCGAAGAACATCATGTACGACCGTTACGAGAGGCGCGGTTCAGTCCACTTCGAGCTGATGGTGGACCGATACTAA
- the LOC106136844 gene encoding sodium/potassium-transporting ATPase subunit beta-2 has translation MTVKKRPSDLTSLERFNLYYKEKEEPLTKGQKAKRFIWNPKTKEFCGRTGSSWSKICLFYFTFYSALAILVAICMWTFLQMLDQRQPKWKLQESIIGTNPGLGFRPTPPEVSSSVIWYKGNDPNSHQFWVRELSSFLTAYKRDGKKAGAGQNIHNCDFKLPPPAGKVCDVDISAWGPCVEGNHFAYHASTPCIFLKLNKIYGWKPSFYNSSDALPKAMPEDLKEHVKNITAYDKNYLNMVWVSCEGENPADREHIGPIQYLPYRGFPGYYFPYTNQEGYLSPLVAVHFQRPKTGMLINIECRAWAHNIKYDRHEGMGSVHIEIMIE, from the exons ATGACGGTTAAGAAGCGCCCTTCAGACCTGACGAGCTTGGAGCGGTTCAACCTCTACTACAAGGAGAAAGAGGAACCGCTGACCAAGGGCCAGAAAGCCAAGCGGTTCATATGGAACCCCAAGACCAAGGAGTTCTGCGGGAGGACTGGATCCAGCTGGT CCAAGATATGCCTATTCTACTTCACATTCTACAGCGCACTGGCCATTCTGGTAGCTATCTGCATGTGGACCTTCCTTCAAATGCTGGACCAGAGACAGCCCAAGTGGAAACTCCAGGAGAGCATCATCGGCACGAACCCAGGGCTCGGGTTCAGGCCCACGCCTCCAGAGGTCTCCAGCAGTGTGATCTGGTACAAAGGCAACGACCCAAACAGCCACCAGTTTTGGGTTAGGGAATTGTCCAGCTTTTTGACAG CGTACAAAAGAGACGGCAAAAAAGCCGGTGCGGGTCAGAACATCCACAACTGTGACTTCAAGCTCCCTCCCCCGGCCGGGAAGGTCTGTGATGTGGACATCAGCGCCTGGGGTCCCTGCGTCGAGGGGAACCACTTCGCGTACCACGCCTCAACACCTTGCATCTTCCTCAAGCTGAACAAGATCTACGGGTGGAAGCCAAGCTTCTACAACAGCTCTGATGCTCTGCCGAAGGCCATGCCTGAGGACTTGAAGGAACACGTCAAGAATATTACCGCGTATGATAAGAATTAT TTGAACATGGTGTGGGTATCCTGTGAGGGGGAAAACCCCGCCGACCGCGAGCACATTGGTCCAATCCAGTACCTGCCTTATAGGGGCTTCCCCGGGTACTACTTCCCGTACACCAACCAGGAGGGCTACCTCAGTCCCTTGGTCGCCGTCCACTTTCAGAGGCCGAAGA CTGGCATGCTGATCAACATCGAATGTCGTGCGTGGGCGCACAATATAAAGTACGACCGCCACGAAGGCATGGGTTCCGTGCACATTGAGATCATGattgaataa
- the LOC106136831 gene encoding putative uncharacterized protein DDB_G0279653, with amino-acid sequence MGLLNLSIIILIVATLHYAESSEKEGRKVGLLIPEKIIGGVIDIVHNHKNKPSTSVQASYQQQASYQSSSSYAPQQGYPNQWNQNQNQNQNQNQFQYQNQNQNQNYGNTQNQYGNYQNGNYQNGNYQQGNYPVNNGPSQNGQGQMGSQGYPTQQGNFVNTQNQAQNQIQGQYGTYPQNQFVQNQNQNQQGGGQYQNQNQNQMQQSGGQYVNQNQNQNQVQGGQYNQNQPIGGQNTNPAGQNTNQVQQTGQYVQNNQGSYQGLQSSGGSSSGFQVSGSHQTGGPGPTCVCQAWTKPPAEVVYQLNQGNQTKVEVKKE; translated from the exons ATGGGGCTGCTCAATTTGTCCATCATT ATTTTAATCGTAGCAACGCTACACTATGCGGAATCCAGCGAGAAGGAAGGCAGGAAGGTCGGTCTTCTAATCCCGGAGAAGATAATAGGAGGGGTCATTGATATAGTCCACAACCATAAGAACAAACCTTCGACTTCCGTGCAAGCTTCCTATCAACAACAGGCTTCTTATCAAAGCAGCAGTAGCTACGCTCCACAACAGGGCTACCCGAACCAGTGGAACCAGAATCAAAACCAAAACCAAAATCAAAACCAGTTCCaatatcaaaatcaaaacCAAAATCAAAACTACGGAAATACGCAGAACCAATACGGGAATTACCAAAACGGGAATTATCAGAATGGAAATTACCAACAGGGCAATTATCCAGTTAATAACGGGCCTAGCCAAAACGGACAAGGACAAATGGGAAGCCAAGGGTATCCCACACAACAGGGAAACTTTGTTAATACACAAAATCAAGCTCAAAACCAGATACAAGGACAATACGGCACGTATCCTCAGAACCAATTTGTTCAAAATCAGAACCAAAACCAACAAGGCGGAGGGCAATACCAAAACCAGAACCAGAACCAAATGCAGCAGTCTGGAGGTCAATACGTAAATCAGAACCAGAACCAAAACCAAGTTCAGGGAGGACAATACAACCAGAACCAGCCCATCGGAGGTCAGAATACCAACCCTGCTGGTCAGAATACGAATCAAGTCCAGCAAACAGGACAGTACGTACAAAATAACCAGGGATCTTACCAAGGATTGCAAAGTTCGGGAGGATCCTCCAGTGGGTTCCAGGTCTCGGGGAGTCATCAAACTGGTGGTCCGGGACCCACCTGTGTCTGTCAGGCTTGGACAAAACCACCGGCTGAGGTTGTATACCAGTTGAACCAGGGTAATCAAACTAAGGTGgaagttaaaaaagaatag